A window of Sphingomonas sp. Leaf357 contains these coding sequences:
- a CDS encoding aromatic ring-hydroxylating oxygenase subunit alpha, with translation MAHRAPDLLPDTDPPADPDADWSLPGWLYTDAEYFDVEVARILRPSWQIVCHVGDIPTPGDYHTLEYIGESVVAIRGEDDRVRAFANVCRHRAMRLVEGPAGCAKKLVCPYHAWAYELDGRLTGVPMRKDYPALDMGKMGLVPVGVEIWNGFVFVRLKDDGGPSVAAMMGPYTSEIAPYRFDDLRAIAPVRTRTRAVNWKNVGDNYSDNLHIPVAHAGLTRLFGKSYAIEAAPYVDKMSGYLGDRPSADPWERIYQTHLPRAEHLPESHQKLWLYYKLWPNMAFDIYPDQVDFMQWLPLTPTTSLLREMTFALPDDRREMKIVRYANWRINRTVNAEDTWLIERVQQGMASHAYEVGPIGRSEVCLRSFARKIRERIPEARLHRAPQAGWSKRPRALE, from the coding sequence ATGGCGCACCGCGCACCCGATCTCCTGCCGGACACCGATCCCCCAGCCGATCCCGACGCCGACTGGAGCCTGCCCGGCTGGCTCTATACCGATGCGGAATATTTCGACGTCGAGGTCGCACGAATCCTCCGCCCGTCCTGGCAGATCGTCTGCCACGTCGGCGACATCCCAACGCCCGGCGATTACCACACGCTGGAGTATATCGGCGAAAGCGTCGTCGCCATACGCGGCGAGGACGATCGGGTCCGCGCCTTCGCCAATGTCTGCCGCCACCGCGCGATGCGGCTGGTCGAAGGCCCGGCGGGCTGCGCGAAGAAGCTGGTCTGCCCCTATCACGCCTGGGCCTATGAACTCGACGGCCGCCTGACCGGCGTGCCGATGCGCAAGGATTATCCCGCGCTGGACATGGGCAAGATGGGCCTGGTCCCGGTCGGCGTCGAAATCTGGAACGGCTTCGTCTTCGTCCGCCTCAAGGATGACGGAGGCCCCTCGGTCGCCGCGATGATGGGCCCCTATACCTCCGAGATCGCGCCCTATCGCTTCGACGATCTGCGCGCGATCGCCCCGGTCCGCACGCGCACCCGCGCGGTCAACTGGAAGAATGTCGGCGACAATTATTCCGACAATCTTCACATCCCCGTCGCCCATGCCGGCCTCACCCGCCTGTTCGGCAAGAGCTACGCGATCGAGGCCGCGCCTTATGTCGACAAGATGTCGGGCTATCTAGGCGATCGGCCCTCCGCCGATCCGTGGGAGCGGATCTATCAGACGCACCTGCCGCGCGCGGAGCATCTGCCGGAAAGCCATCAGAAGCTCTGGCTCTATTACAAGCTGTGGCCGAACATGGCGTTCGACATCTACCCCGATCAGGTCGATTTCATGCAATGGCTGCCGCTCACGCCGACGACATCGCTGCTGCGCGAGATGACCTTCGCGCTGCCCGACGACCGGCGCGAGATGAAAATCGTGCGCTACGCCAACTGGCGCATCAACCGCACCGTCAATGCCGAGGACACCTGGCTGATCGAACGCGTGCAGCAAGGCATGGCCAGCCACGCATATGAGGTCGGCCCGATCGGCCGCAGCGAAGTGTGCCTGCGCAGCTTCGCCCGCAAGATTCGCGAGCGGATCCCGGAGGCAAGGCTGCACCGTGCGCCGCAAGCCGGGTGGAGCAAGCGGCCAAGGGCGTTGGAATAA
- a CDS encoding phytoene desaturase family protein — translation MTKSYDALIIGGGHNGLVCAFYLARAGLKVRVLERRHIVGGAAVTEEFHPGFRNSTASYTVSLLRPKVIRDMRLHERGWRIIERTISNFFPHDDGYLKLGGGQARTQAEFARFSPKDAETFPRYEEALEQVAAVLRDMALKTPPNAGGGLRALIAAAAQGKRLAGMSIEAQRDVMDLFVKSARGFLDSWYENPFIKAAFGFDAVVGNYASPDTPGSAYVLLHHVFGEVNGKYGAWGHSVGGMGAISDYMAEACIEAGVEISLEAPVARVLVDGKKAVGVVLESGEQIAAKIVAANVGPALLFRRLVDRADMTPEFARRMDNFKAGSGTFRMNVALSELPDFSVLPGAVKAEHHTAGIIISPTLDYMDQAFTDAKAFGWSKDPIVEMKLPTSVDDSLAPPGRHIASLFCQQFAPVLPDGRSWDDEREAAADKIIDTVTRHAPNFRRSIIATQIHSPLDLERKFGLIGGDIMHGHMSLDQLWAARPVLGHGDYRSPIKGLYMCGAGTHPGGGVTGAPGHNAAHEILRDRSLLGRVFG, via the coding sequence ATGACCAAATCCTACGACGCACTCATCATCGGCGGCGGCCATAACGGCCTGGTCTGCGCCTTCTACCTCGCCCGCGCAGGTCTCAAGGTGCGCGTGCTCGAACGCCGCCACATCGTCGGCGGCGCGGCCGTCACCGAGGAATTCCACCCCGGCTTCCGCAATTCCACCGCCAGCTACACCGTCAGCCTGCTCCGCCCCAAGGTGATCCGGGACATGCGGCTGCACGAACGCGGCTGGCGCATCATCGAGCGCACGATCAGCAACTTCTTCCCGCATGACGACGGCTATCTGAAGCTCGGCGGCGGACAGGCGCGCACCCAGGCCGAATTCGCCCGCTTCTCCCCGAAGGACGCCGAGACCTTCCCCCGATACGAGGAAGCGCTGGAACAGGTCGCCGCCGTGCTGCGCGACATGGCGCTGAAGACTCCGCCAAACGCCGGCGGAGGCCTGCGCGCGCTGATCGCCGCCGCCGCCCAGGGCAAGCGCCTTGCCGGTATGAGCATCGAGGCGCAGCGCGACGTGATGGACCTGTTCGTCAAATCGGCGCGCGGCTTCCTCGACAGCTGGTACGAGAATCCCTTCATCAAGGCCGCGTTCGGTTTCGACGCGGTGGTCGGCAACTATGCCAGTCCCGATACGCCGGGCAGCGCCTATGTGCTGCTGCATCACGTCTTCGGCGAGGTGAACGGCAAATACGGCGCCTGGGGCCACAGCGTCGGCGGCATGGGCGCGATCAGCGATTACATGGCCGAGGCGTGCATCGAGGCCGGCGTGGAGATCAGCCTCGAAGCCCCGGTCGCCCGCGTGCTGGTGGACGGCAAGAAGGCCGTCGGCGTCGTGCTGGAATCGGGCGAGCAGATCGCCGCGAAGATCGTCGCCGCCAATGTCGGCCCGGCCTTGCTGTTCCGCCGGTTGGTGGACCGCGCCGACATGACGCCCGAATTCGCCCGCCGCATGGACAATTTCAAGGCCGGCTCGGGCACCTTCCGCATGAACGTCGCGCTCAGCGAACTGCCCGATTTCAGCGTCCTGCCCGGCGCGGTGAAGGCCGAACATCACACCGCCGGAATCATCATCTCGCCCACGCTCGATTACATGGACCAGGCCTTCACCGACGCGAAGGCGTTCGGCTGGTCGAAAGATCCGATCGTCGAGATGAAGCTGCCGACGTCGGTGGACGACAGCCTCGCCCCGCCCGGCCGGCACATCGCCAGCCTGTTCTGCCAGCAATTCGCGCCCGTGCTCCCCGACGGCCGTTCATGGGACGACGAGCGCGAGGCGGCGGCGGACAAGATCATCGATACGGTGACGCGCCACGCGCCCAATTTCCGCAGGTCGATCATCGCCACGCAGATCCACTCGCCGCTCGATCTGGAGCGCAAGTTCGGCCTGATCGGCGGCGACATCATGCACGGCCATATGAGCCTCGATCAGCTCTGGGCCGCGCGACCGGTCCTCGGCCACGGCGATTATCGCAGCCCGATCAAGGGCCTCTACATGTGCGGCGCGGGCACGCATCCCGGCGGCGGCGTGACGGGCGCGCCGGGGCATAATGCGGCGCACGAGATACTGCGGGACAGGAGTTTGCTGGGACGGGTTTTTGGTTAG
- a CDS encoding APC family permease: MTTETRPFGFWTATALIMGGMIGSGIFLLPVAIAPYGWIGVVAWIVSILGVLAIGYAVAAMARLMPEATGSIAVTGAVLGPLAGVLVGWSYWISCWTAIAAIAGAAISYLSVFVPWLGATPLNGALATVALIWLLTLTNLAGTKLAGQVQVATTILKLVPLIVVVLIVIWLWGSGRGSAPPWPGTGPGYAGLTAAITLTLFPLIGFEAAGCVAERVQDPGRNIMRATVLGIALTGLLYILVSSGMAFALPAEQVAASPAPFALFVETFVGRGAGLFVAAFAAIAAVGCLNGWVLIQGEVPLGMGRAGLLPEWFAVVNARDVSVRMQLVSSGLASLLVFSTASRSLSGAFQFAALLTTCAALWLYAAISLAALVRRVAAMPAALGLGFSVWAMWGAGVEASAWGFALMLTGWPLYWWAKRAPTVGTAFERDGLI; this comes from the coding sequence ATGACGACCGAGACACGACCGTTCGGATTCTGGACCGCGACCGCCTTGATCATGGGCGGGATGATCGGATCGGGCATCTTCCTGCTGCCCGTCGCCATCGCGCCCTATGGATGGATTGGGGTGGTGGCGTGGATCGTCAGCATCCTGGGCGTACTGGCGATCGGCTATGCCGTCGCCGCGATGGCGCGGTTGATGCCGGAGGCGACCGGGTCGATCGCGGTCACCGGCGCGGTGCTTGGGCCGCTGGCCGGCGTGCTGGTCGGCTGGAGCTACTGGATATCGTGCTGGACCGCGATCGCGGCGATCGCGGGGGCGGCGATCAGCTATCTCAGCGTGTTCGTGCCGTGGCTGGGCGCGACGCCGCTGAACGGCGCGCTGGCGACGGTGGCGCTGATCTGGCTGCTGACGCTGACCAATCTGGCCGGCACCAAGCTGGCCGGGCAGGTGCAGGTGGCGACGACGATACTGAAGCTGGTGCCGCTGATCGTCGTGGTGCTGATCGTGATCTGGCTCTGGGGGTCGGGGCGGGGCAGCGCGCCGCCATGGCCGGGGACCGGGCCGGGCTATGCCGGGCTGACCGCGGCGATTACCTTGACCCTGTTTCCGCTGATCGGGTTCGAGGCGGCGGGGTGCGTGGCGGAGCGCGTGCAGGATCCGGGGCGCAACATCATGCGCGCGACGGTGCTGGGCATCGCGCTGACCGGCCTGCTCTACATCCTGGTCAGTTCGGGCATGGCCTTCGCGCTGCCGGCCGAGCAGGTCGCGGCGTCGCCCGCGCCGTTCGCACTGTTCGTGGAGACGTTCGTCGGGCGCGGGGCCGGGCTGTTCGTCGCGGCCTTCGCGGCGATCGCGGCCGTCGGATGTCTCAACGGCTGGGTGCTGATCCAGGGCGAGGTGCCGCTCGGCATGGGGCGGGCCGGTCTGCTGCCGGAATGGTTCGCGGTGGTGAACGCGCGCGACGTTTCGGTGCGGATGCAATTGGTGTCGAGCGGGCTTGCGAGCCTGCTCGTCTTCTCCACCGCGAGCCGATCGCTGAGCGGCGCCTTTCAGTTCGCCGCGTTGCTGACGACCTGTGCCGCGCTGTGGTTGTATGCCGCGATTTCCCTTGCGGCACTGGTCCGGCGGGTGGCGGCGATGCCCGCTGCGCTCGGGCTCGGATTCAGTGTCTGGGCGATGTGGGGCGCGGGCGTGGAGGCCAGCGCGTGGGGCTTCGCGCTGATGCTGACTGGCTGGCCGTTATACTGGTGGGCGAAGCGGGCGCCGACCGTTGGCACGGCCTTCGAGCGCGATGGCCTGATATAG
- a CDS encoding tetratricopeptide repeat-containing sulfotransferase family protein yields the protein MTTVTLPHRDYPQTLIDAALALHDNRLSDAEPLLKGHLKADPFDVRAIRMLAELAGRIGRYKDAENLLRRAIELSPEFTAARANLAIVLYRQNRAPEAIAELDRVLEEDPDNPGHANLKAAALGRIGGFDEAIDLYEQVLKDAPRQPKVWMSFGHMLKTVGRQADGVAAYRRAIELAPELGEAWWSLANLKTVKFDAADIAAMQVQLARRDISDEDRFHLDFALGKAFEDRRQAAEAFTHYDAGNALRRTKIVYDARETTAFVDRCIALCTPDFFAARTGAGSPSPDPIFILGMPRAGSTLVEQILSSHSQVEGTSELPDIPTLARRWSDYPANLAQLPPEKLRDLGDDYIERTRIQRRTDRPLFIDKLPNNWAHLPFIHLILPNARIIDARRHPLGCCFSNFKQHFARGQAFSYDLVDMGGYYRDYVRLLAHIDAVLPGRVHRVIYERMVEDTEREVRALLAACGLDFEPACLEFHKTDRAVRTASSEQVRQPIFQDGTEAWKPFDPYLGPLKAALGNILTAYPEAPEFD from the coding sequence ATGACGACCGTCACCCTCCCCCACCGCGATTACCCGCAGACGCTGATCGACGCCGCGCTCGCGCTGCACGACAATCGCCTGTCGGACGCCGAGCCGCTGTTGAAGGGGCATCTGAAGGCCGATCCGTTCGACGTCCGCGCGATCCGCATGCTCGCCGAACTCGCCGGACGCATCGGGCGCTACAAGGATGCCGAAAACCTCCTGCGCCGCGCGATCGAACTGTCGCCCGAATTCACCGCCGCGCGCGCCAACCTAGCCATCGTCCTCTATCGTCAGAACCGCGCGCCCGAGGCGATCGCCGAACTCGATCGCGTGCTGGAGGAAGACCCGGACAATCCCGGCCACGCCAATCTCAAGGCGGCGGCGCTCGGCCGGATCGGCGGCTTCGACGAGGCGATCGACCTCTACGAACAGGTGCTGAAGGACGCCCCGCGCCAGCCCAAGGTATGGATGAGCTTCGGCCATATGCTGAAGACTGTCGGGCGACAGGCGGACGGCGTCGCCGCCTATCGCCGTGCGATCGAGCTCGCCCCCGAACTCGGCGAGGCGTGGTGGAGCCTCGCCAACCTCAAGACGGTGAAATTCGACGCCGCCGATATCGCCGCGATGCAGGTGCAACTCGCCCGCCGGGACATTTCCGACGAAGACCGCTTCCACCTCGATTTCGCGCTCGGCAAGGCGTTCGAGGATCGCCGCCAAGCCGCCGAGGCCTTCACCCATTACGATGCCGGGAACGCGCTCCGCCGCACGAAGATCGTCTACGACGCGCGCGAAACCACCGCCTTCGTGGACCGGTGCATCGCGCTCTGCACGCCAGACTTCTTCGCCGCCCGCACGGGCGCGGGCAGCCCGTCGCCGGACCCGATCTTCATCCTCGGCATGCCCCGCGCCGGGTCCACCCTGGTCGAACAGATCCTCTCCAGCCACTCGCAGGTCGAGGGCACGTCCGAACTGCCCGACATCCCCACCCTCGCGCGCCGCTGGAGCGACTATCCCGCCAACCTCGCGCAGCTTCCGCCCGAAAAACTCCGCGACCTCGGCGACGATTATATCGAACGCACCCGCATCCAGCGCCGCACCGATCGCCCGTTGTTCATCGACAAGCTGCCCAACAACTGGGCGCACCTGCCCTTCATCCACCTGATCCTGCCGAACGCCCGGATCATCGACGCGCGCCGCCATCCGCTGGGGTGCTGCTTCTCCAACTTCAAACAGCATTTCGCGCGCGGCCAGGCGTTCAGCTACGATCTCGTCGACATGGGCGGATATTATCGCGACTATGTCCGCCTGCTCGCGCACATCGATGCCGTGTTGCCGGGCCGCGTCCACCGCGTGATCTACGAACGGATGGTCGAGGATACGGAGCGCGAAGTCCGCGCGCTGCTCGCCGCCTGCGGGCTCGATTTCGAACCCGCCTGCCTCGAATTCCACAAGACCGATCGCGCCGTGCGCACCGCCAGTTCGGAACAGGTCCGCCAGCCGATCTTCCAGGACGGTACCGAGGCGTGGAAGCCGTTCGATCCCTATCTCGGCCCGCTCAAGGCCGCGCTCGGCAACATCCTGACCGCCTATCCCGAGGCACCCGAGTTCGACTGA
- a CDS encoding TonB-dependent receptor has product MLRNARRAALSALLASAALSAPAFAQDVPATPAAAAEDSGDIVVTAQKREENLQDVPVSIQALGTRKLDQLNISNFAEFSQLLPSVAFQSQQPGVTTVYMRGVASGGDGNHSGSLPSVGVYLDEQPVTTIGGTLDVHVYDIARIESLAGPQGTLYGASSQAGTIRIITNKPELNNFSGRVDAEVNTVAHGGQGGKLEGMLNVPIADMAALRVVGFYQRDAGYIDNVAGTRSFNVSAPATPLAPGYTGTVTNAPFVKKDFNTTETFGGRAALKIDLDDTWTVTPGVIYQEQKTKGIFGYDKRVGDLQVQRFAPDYRRERFIQAALTIEGKIGNWDATYAGAYLDRTTHSGTDYTDYAEAYDALYSSVGGVAGYLYFQNAAGQTIDQRQYVVASDHFKKMSQEFRVASPQSERFRIVAGVFYQRQSNLIHQDYQVANLAPALSVNNSPGTLWLTQQHRVDRDYAVFGEASFDILPNLTFTAGGRAFIYDNTLIGFYGFGRNPAGPPYNAVGSSGTGVAACFTTTGATLRNNPGGTLLPAAVAGGPCTNLGVFNGSTVDPKQADGQGFTHKLNLTWKPKDGLLAYATWSRGFRPGGINRQGTLPPYDPDYLTNYEIGFKTTPIDHLRFNGAIYMQDWKAFQFSFLGLNSLTQIQNGSNARIKGVEADLNWTPDPSFSFTASGAYTDAKTRQNICNAADPTFSCTAAGNFVLAPKGTRLPITPKFKANATARYSVPLGTDFKAYVQGLVAYQGSASTDIRTAAAAVLGRLSAYTTGNLSIGAETSRYTFELFAQNITDERAELSRYQACSVCNQRNYTVVATPRTIGIRAGAKF; this is encoded by the coding sequence ATGCTTCGAAACGCACGCCGTGCCGCGCTCTCCGCGCTGCTCGCCTCCGCCGCTCTCTCCGCTCCGGCCTTCGCGCAGGACGTGCCGGCCACACCGGCCGCCGCCGCCGAGGATAGCGGCGACATCGTCGTCACGGCACAGAAGCGGGAAGAGAATCTGCAGGACGTGCCCGTCAGCATCCAGGCGCTCGGCACGCGCAAGCTCGATCAGCTCAACATCTCGAACTTCGCCGAATTCTCGCAACTGCTCCCCTCGGTCGCGTTCCAGAGCCAGCAGCCCGGCGTCACCACCGTCTATATGCGCGGCGTGGCTTCGGGCGGCGACGGCAATCATTCCGGCTCGCTCCCCTCGGTCGGCGTGTATCTCGACGAACAGCCGGTCACGACGATCGGCGGCACGCTCGACGTGCACGTCTACGATATCGCCCGCATCGAGAGCCTCGCCGGGCCGCAGGGCACGCTGTACGGCGCGTCGAGCCAGGCCGGCACGATCCGCATCATCACCAACAAGCCCGAGCTGAACAACTTTTCCGGCCGCGTCGATGCCGAGGTCAACACCGTCGCGCATGGCGGACAGGGCGGCAAGCTGGAGGGCATGCTCAACGTGCCGATCGCCGACATGGCGGCGCTGCGCGTGGTCGGCTTCTATCAGCGTGACGCCGGGTATATCGACAATGTCGCCGGCACGCGCAGCTTCAACGTGTCCGCCCCCGCCACGCCGCTGGCGCCGGGCTATACCGGCACCGTCACCAACGCGCCCTTCGTGAAGAAGGATTTCAACACCACCGAAACCTTCGGTGGCCGCGCCGCGCTGAAGATCGACCTCGACGACACTTGGACGGTGACGCCCGGCGTGATCTATCAGGAGCAGAAGACCAAGGGCATCTTCGGCTACGACAAGCGCGTCGGCGACCTGCAGGTCCAGCGCTTCGCCCCCGATTACCGCCGCGAACGCTTCATCCAGGCGGCGCTGACGATCGAGGGCAAGATCGGCAATTGGGACGCGACCTATGCCGGCGCCTATCTCGATCGCACCACGCATTCCGGCACCGACTACACCGATTATGCCGAAGCGTATGACGCGCTCTATTCCTCGGTCGGCGGCGTCGCGGGCTATCTGTATTTCCAGAATGCCGCCGGCCAGACGATCGACCAGCGCCAGTATGTCGTCGCCTCGGATCACTTCAAGAAGATGAGCCAGGAATTCCGCGTCGCCTCGCCGCAGAGCGAACGTTTCCGCATCGTCGCCGGCGTCTTCTATCAACGCCAGAGCAATCTGATCCATCAGGATTATCAGGTCGCCAACCTCGCGCCCGCTCTGTCGGTCAACAACTCGCCAGGCACCTTGTGGCTGACGCAACAGCACCGCGTCGATCGCGATTACGCCGTGTTCGGCGAGGCCAGCTTCGACATCCTGCCGAACCTCACCTTCACCGCCGGCGGACGCGCGTTCATCTACGACAACACGCTGATCGGCTTCTACGGCTTCGGGCGCAATCCGGCCGGCCCGCCGTACAACGCCGTCGGCAGCAGCGGCACCGGAGTCGCCGCCTGCTTCACCACCACCGGCGCCACGCTGCGCAACAATCCCGGCGGTACGCTGCTTCCCGCCGCCGTCGCGGGTGGCCCATGCACCAATCTGGGCGTCTTCAACGGCAGCACGGTCGACCCCAAACAGGCCGATGGTCAGGGCTTCACGCATAAGCTCAACCTGACCTGGAAGCCCAAGGACGGCCTGCTCGCCTATGCCACATGGTCGCGCGGTTTCCGTCCGGGCGGGATCAACCGCCAGGGCACGCTGCCGCCTTATGATCCCGATTACCTGACCAATTACGAAATCGGCTTCAAGACCACGCCGATCGATCACCTGCGCTTCAACGGCGCGATCTACATGCAGGATTGGAAGGCGTTCCAATTCTCCTTCCTCGGTCTCAACAGTCTGACGCAGATCCAGAACGGCTCCAACGCGCGCATCAAGGGCGTCGAGGCGGATCTCAACTGGACGCCGGACCCATCCTTCTCGTTCACGGCAAGCGGCGCCTATACCGATGCGAAGACGCGCCAAAACATCTGCAACGCGGCCGATCCGACCTTCAGTTGCACCGCCGCCGGCAACTTCGTGCTCGCGCCCAAGGGCACGCGCCTGCCGATCACGCCGAAGTTCAAGGCCAACGCCACCGCGCGCTACTCCGTGCCGTTGGGCACGGACTTCAAGGCCTATGTGCAGGGGCTGGTCGCTTATCAGGGCTCGGCCTCGACCGACATCCGCACCGCGGCGGCCGCCGTGCTCGGGCGACTGTCGGCCTATACCACCGGCAATCTGTCGATCGGTGCCGAAACCTCGCGCTACACGTTCGAACTGTTCGCCCAGAACATCACCGACGAACGCGCCGAACTCTCGCGCTATCAGGCGTGCAGCGTCTGCAACCAGCGCAACTACACCGTCGTCGCGACCCCCCGCACGATCGGCATCCGCGCGGGCGCGAAGTTTTAG
- a CDS encoding crotonase/enoyl-CoA hydratase family protein, giving the protein MALPEFETITLTVAEGIATVTLNRPDTLNAFNGAMMRELVAAFDATDADDAVRAVIVTGAGRGFCAGADLSGGAATFDYDSSGGWNGAESPVRADGSVDYAHPAVRDGGGIVALRIFASRKPVIGAINGPAVGIGATMTLPMDFRLASEAARFGFVFSRRGIAPEATSTWFLPRLVGIGQALEWCYSGRVFDAAEALAGGLVKSVHAAEDLLPAARALAQALTAETSAVSVSLLRRMMYAGMGATHPMEAHRLESRAIWARGASDDAREGVSSFLEKRAAVFPDRVSEAWGEFAPWFDAPEYR; this is encoded by the coding sequence ATGGCACTGCCCGAATTCGAGACGATCACGCTGACGGTCGCGGAGGGGATCGCAACGGTCACGCTGAACCGGCCGGATACGCTCAACGCTTTCAACGGCGCGATGATGCGCGAGCTGGTCGCGGCGTTCGACGCGACCGATGCCGACGATGCGGTGCGCGCGGTGATCGTGACGGGCGCGGGGCGGGGGTTCTGCGCGGGTGCCGACCTGTCGGGTGGCGCGGCGACGTTCGATTACGACAGCAGCGGCGGATGGAACGGCGCGGAATCGCCGGTGCGCGCGGATGGCAGCGTGGATTATGCGCATCCGGCGGTGCGCGACGGCGGCGGAATCGTGGCGCTGCGCATCTTCGCCTCCAGGAAACCGGTGATCGGCGCGATCAACGGCCCGGCGGTGGGGATCGGCGCGACGATGACTCTGCCGATGGACTTTCGCCTGGCGAGCGAGGCGGCGCGGTTCGGTTTCGTGTTTTCGCGTCGGGGCATCGCGCCCGAGGCGACCTCGACCTGGTTCCTGCCGCGGCTGGTCGGGATCGGGCAGGCGCTGGAATGGTGCTATTCGGGCAGGGTGTTCGATGCCGCCGAGGCGCTGGCCGGTGGGCTGGTGAAGAGCGTGCATGCAGCCGAAGACCTGCTGCCGGCGGCGCGGGCGCTGGCCCAGGCCTTGACCGCCGAGACGTCGGCGGTGTCGGTCTCGCTGCTGCGCCGGATGATGTATGCCGGGATGGGCGCGACGCATCCGATGGAGGCGCACCGGCTGGAAAGCCGCGCGATCTGGGCGCGCGGCGCGAGCGACGATGCGCGCGAGGGCGTGTCGAGCTTCCTGGAGAAACGCGCGGCGGTGTTCCCGGACCGGGTGTCCGAAGCGTGGGGCGAGTTCGCCCCGTGGTTCGACGCGCCGGAGTATCGCTGA